ACATTAGTAACTTTAGTTCATTGTCTATAAATGATCCCTAAACCAAAGGAGATATTTGAGACAACTCtataatgttgtaaataaaGATCCTATAATAGTATAGACACAATCCCTACAATCAATCACcgatgagcaagcatttggtgACAACATGAGGgaaataaagttttttgttaaaacaggaagagacctccacCAGAACCAGGGTGAATGATGGAAGGaatgagaagagagaaaagaggagcaCAGAGAGACTACCAACACgaaacaggacaaaacacaTCTCCCCAAACAGCTTTAGCCTAGCTAAAGTATGACATTATTAGCTATCTCTGCGTCCAAATGCTCCTTTAGTTCCCAAAACCAAACAAGCACTGGGGCACCATTAAAAGTTTAAAGCCTCAGATTCTTTCAATTCCAATGAAATACCCAGTGGGACATTTTCCTAGGCTGGAGGATCAGGGgaaagagaagacagaaaagagaaacactGGAGAGGCCACTAACAacaactgggaaaaaaaaaatacgcaTTACAGGTCCCAAAGCACATCAGCCCTGTGCAAAAATGTAGCATGAGGGCTAAATTGGtctcaataaaaatatatgttgaTGGTTTATTGGCAGAGACAAATTAGACCAtctgggaagaagaagaagacggcGAAAATGGATAAAACATGAGCTGAAGCAGTGTTTTAAGAGAAAGACTGCAAAGCCTGAACCTTCTAATATATGctgaaaaattcaaaatttTTGAAAGTGGTGTGTTTAGCGAAACttctaacaaataaaaaatatatataattttttatttatgagtTTTGATTTGTATCAAATTTGATTCAAATAACATGTTTGCAATTTATTGCTTAAAAGTGTATTGTTAGATGTATTTAGGTTTTTCTGGCAAAAACTATGACACCGATGTTGCTGAAGTCACAAAAACTCATTTACCAAATATCATCCACTTGATGTTACAGAGCTAAttgaaaatacaacaaataaattcaataataaaattgaaattgagAAATATTTTTCCTTGATCAGCTGCTTACAGCATTCGTTTACCACCATCCAGTTTGCTCTTCCTGAATGGAGTGCTAGCAGGTGCTCCAGAAGAGCTTTCTTGCACATTTTGCAGAGCATTGTGCTTTTTACTAAATCATCATCAGAGCCTCACACTCAGCTCTCACTGTTAAATATGTTTGGGCTTCAGTCATTGTAGTCATGGTGTTGCTATATCACAGATATTGTGatgtgacatttttatatcatgtaaaaatgtatgtatTCAACAACATGACAAGGCACAGCTCTAGTCACGCACTACTTAAGTGGATGACCTAGTTATCTGTGTACGTCCTTCATTTGCTATCTGTATGTAtaagaggaaaggaggaagactTCACATACACTAGCCTACACTAGTTGATGTCTgacaaaaattaatttaaatatttcataaaatattcaaattttcGCACAGTGTTTCATTTAGAGGCTTGATAGTATGCCACTGAACTGATATAGTGTTTCAGCAGTACTTACTAGGACCAACAGTTAAACAGCAGACGGTGAGCAGGTGATGTAATGCACCAAGAGCAGAGTTAATTAGCTGCTGTTCAATTCAGTGCACAAACTGATTCAGAAAGCAGCCAAGCATAGATTTTTATATATAGACAAGCAAAACAACACCATGTGTTGCAAAGCCAGATAAATACACAATATTATACACAATAATTatacagtaataataaaaaaaatctgaacagGTAGCTAACAAATATCTCTCAAACCAACTGGGATTTCGGTCTAAAATTTGATGACCTATATTAAGTCAAAGTTCTAGTTTTAGTGCATGTTCAACACTGACAGACCACTTGTTTGCAGTACAGATCAGCCTTGATTgtgatttaatttgtttcctCTCTATATCTGAGTCCTACCTCCTAATAGCAGCTAAATCTGATGAAACTGTGGTGAGGTGGGAGGTTTCACATGGAGAAATGACGTCAATACATTCCCTCTACCGTGACAAATTAAgccaaagacaaacaaaatgaTTCAGGTGTTAAAACAATGTGACAAACCTGTTTTGAACACTTCTCGCAGAAGACTTTGAATCCTGTCGGGCTGAAAAGGGGATCTTTAAAACAGTCGACGCACTCAACCTGTGCCAGGGTTCCACACAGCATGCACTGCTGGGGACCTGAAAAACACACCGTGCGTTGTATTCACTGTGTTAAATTTAGTCGCTGTGAGTTTGTATTCTTAATCTGACCTTCAGAGAGGAGGTCAGTGACATCCAGCTCCAGAGAGGGGATGATTTTGTCAAACATCTTGAATTTCTTCCCAAAGCGAGGCATCTGGAGGATGAGGCAGGACGGCACCTGGAGTGATGGTACGATGAAATAAGATGAAAGACCACACAGACTGAATACGCTCAAGTGATCAGATTCCAGGTGGTCTGCTCAGAAAGCTTCCCCACAGAGCCATCTACTGGAGAACCAACCATTACAAGTCTGTCTATTACATGTCTGTGAGAAAACAGCTAAATCATTTTTGGATTaatctgtggggggaaaaaaacagtttccATTTTTTTGGTAACTGAAATATTATAATACAGGATTGTCCTTCTATTCTGATAAATAtcgttatatttttaatttgttaagcaataaaacaaaagtgaaagtgGGACTTTAAAGTTTGTGCCTAACAATGAAGTGCTCTCACCTCTGCCAGCTTAAGACCTGCACTGTGGAAGGAATGTTCTAGTAGCTGCTGCACTGTTGGCAGAACTAGTCTGTGGTTCTGGTCCAGGAAAATCTGATAGCAGTAACTCTCCTGCACTTTACCTGCAGCTGATCTAAAATGGGAGAACACACAAGAATAGTCTGCATTCCAGGTATGAGTCTCAAAATGCATTATACTATACAGTACAGCAGGAGACAGTAATTTAGCTATAGTAAGTGTACAGTTTTAGCAGAGGATCCAGGGCGAGGATGTGGTGCATGATGACACTGAGGAACTCCTCTGGATCTGAAAGACAAAAGTAACATGAATACTTCAAACTCAACCACTTAAGACAAAACAAATGCCTTCCAGAAAAGCTTTCCCAAATAAGCAGACCCTTCTCATCTGTGGTGAATGATTGGCTGTAGCCATGTTTCTGCAGCTGCTGTCGTAGCTTCATGATGTGTCTTCCTTCCACAAAGCCGTTACTGCAAACGGCACACACAGAACTTTcataacagcaaaaataaaatgcaatccaTGTGATGATTTGATCAAAACACAGACCTGCGGAGGGGGTTGACTATGTCATTGAGCAGTGTTCTCTGAATTGGGGCATCTTGAGGTGTTGTTGATTTGAACAACATGGAGTCCAACACGGaagagcaggaaaacaaactgaaagcaaagaaagaaactaaGTTAACATAAAGAACTGTACATTCCCTAACattatggatttttaaaaatataataaaaagtcAGACTGGAATCCTTTCAGTATGCtttgaaaatgcagttttttgctATGTTAAATGCACAACTGGTTTCATCTCTGTACCCACACATTGAATGTACAGTACAGCATTCAATTGCAGTAGCTGGTATACCAACAATATAGTAGAAATGGAGACACCATCAAACAATTTCTAACCAGTAGAAGCAGGACAAGGCATCTGcactgatgatgatgtcaacgcTAGCTAGCTAGTTAGCTAAAAGCCATTACAGGTAAATTCGTTTGTTGGGGAAGCTGTGCattatttaaaactgtaaaaccacAGGATAATAATTTATTATGCTGACCTGAAGAGGGCAGCGTCCATGTAGCAAGAGTTACAGTGTCCTTGAATCCCCTTCATTCGTCCAGTCAGAAGCTGCTTAACCTGCTCTGTGCTCATAGGCGGAACAGTCTGCAACTCAGCTGTACTGTGGTCTGTTTGATCCACtaaatcaaaacataaacagcaaaTATGTGGTTATGTATATAAACAGATAACAGATATAGATGTCCAAATGGCTGTTGTAAAGTGTATGCTACAGTCAGCTGTTGGACAAATGTGCAACTGGAGCACTGCATTTGATGCTGCTGctaaaaatgcttcaaaaatacaaacagtaAACACTACTGAtactttatattaaaaaaagacaagtaTAGAGAAAGACAAAATAGAAATGCATGTTtcaagtaagtaaaaggaaacaaagcTTAATTTTTGCAAATTAATTCTCCCTCTGCTGCCAGAAAAGTTCAAACTCAaccaaaatgtagtttgttttgttttgttttttgctgttttcagtATAAAATAATCCTTTGTGAACAAGGGGTCACTCACGGCCAGTTGGATGTAAACTACATTGAAGAAAGCACCGGGACACTAATTACATCTACAGGAGCTCAGCTGTGGAGCTCCtggcacagtttttgtgctgatgttaatgccagaagaACTTTGAAACAACAGAGCCACTTCattgctgtggttcctaaacaCATGCTCTTTGCAACAATAACACTTCTAGTAGATCATGGAACATCTGAGAGAGGAAGAAGTTCACAAACTTGCTGGAGTGGTGGCATCCTATTACAGTACTACACTCAAGTTCAGTGAGAGCTTTAGACCAACAAattatttcacaaatgtttggaaAAACGGACTGCGTGGCTAGGTGCTCGAGTCTTATATACCTGTGGCCTCTTGAATTCAAAGGATTAAGCTTAAGAGGTGTGGCCTAATACATTTTTCCATAGAGTGTAGGTTTGTCCATCCTGTACTAACCAGTGTCCTCAGGCTGCATTTTCTCATTGTGATTGGATGATGTGCTCTGAAAGCGTGAGTCAGGCCGGCATGAGCTCAGCTTCACAAACAGGGCTCTCTTCACAGGACATTTGAAATAACGCTGACCTTTAAAAGTACCATCACTCACTCCTTTGTTCTCATCCTGCAGATCAGAATACAGACTGATTATACCAATGTCTGAAATTTAACCCAACATTAAACGCAAACTAAAacataaatatgcaaaacagttttaaatgatGATGAGTAAAGACTTACCAGTTCCAAGCCAACCATAGTTTCACTTCGATCAGGCAGCTTGCCTATCCAGCGAATAATTCCATATGTGTTGCCTTCACCCAGAGTCACTTCTACCATAGAGTTCAAACTCAGACCCATATAGAGATAATCTGTATCAGCTTCTGGGGGTGTGTCGACATCcatgctctctccctctgcaatgaaaaatgtgtttggcTGAGGCATGatgcaaatgtaaaacaaacaaacaaatgtaaaaagacCTCAAACCTGCAATCAGCTCTCCTTTGATAACCGCTTCTAATGGAACTCTAACTTCACCCCCCGTCTTCCCAGATTCATCTTTGTCCTGAAAACACCAACAGACAAAGGAAATATTACTGTCCTATACTCCACTACTACTGCTGAAGCAGTTTTAGAGAGTCTTAACAAAGTTTGGTTGTAACTGTAAACTCAAAGAAAAGCAGGAGCACG
The Astatotilapia calliptera chromosome 17, fAstCal1.2, whole genome shotgun sequence genome window above contains:
- the cyldl gene encoding ubiquitin carboxyl-terminal hydrolase CYLD, producing the protein MASTENVYFILTKKPERISFAKAGSIVYMPENKYISEMKKSPPPLKLRMCLMNYSRIDYDLEANDMEQLCVEEVELLQALPDEAERLRCFRERHDLQAAMQLAIGTEVTVEEAGKKLRGIIHYIGPLKKASISCPIPGYFFGIELQGPDRGKGYWDGTYGGERYFKCDKNCGVFTPFNRVSSLLPPVHKPSLQSERLELGDRVTCFIDDKFRYGMVLDLLEIGGQCFVQISTDKDESGKTGGEVRVPLEAVIKGELIAEGESMDVDTPPEADTDYLYMGLSLNSMVEVTLGEGNTYGIIRWIGKLPDRSETMVGLELDENKGVSDGTFKGQRYFKCPVKRALFVKLSSCRPDSRFQSTSSNHNEKMQPEDTVDQTDHSTAELQTVPPMSTEQVKQLLTGRMKGIQGHCNSCYMDAALFSLFSCSSVLDSMLFKSTTPQDAPIQRTLLNDIVNPLRSNGFVEGRHIMKLRQQLQKHGYSQSFTTDEKDPEEFLSVIMHHILALDPLLKLSAAGKVQESYCYQIFLDQNHRLVLPTVQQLLEHSFHSAGLKLAEVPSCLILQMPRFGKKFKMFDKIIPSLELDVTDLLSEGPQQCMLCGTLAQVECVDCFKDPLFSPTGFKVFCEKCSKQVHSHPQRRSHKPASLEIPKGYVGRKNPHTMIRDKMELFAVLCIETSHYVSFVKYGPNTEDWIFFDSMADRQGEMDGYNIPEVQPCPEVGEYLEMSPSELANQAPRDMKGVAKRLFCDAYMYLYQSTTMCLYR